The following is a genomic window from Leptidea sinapis chromosome 1, ilLepSina1.1, whole genome shotgun sequence.
TTCACATGAAACTGCAATATATCACTTGGCACGGTGAGTTAAAATTGCTGCAGGTAAAATGTTTGGGGCTGTAACATATCACATAATAATGACAGAgagaaactaataaaaaaacaggCTGATTAAAGACGACTTTATTCAATAAAGCAAAATTGAACAAGTATATATTGATTCCTACATAAATAATCcttaatttttgatttaaacAAATCACATCTCAACTTTAATGTGCTGGTTTTGGCTGTCCAGCACTCTCAGGGTCAACATAATTAAGCTGGTCTTCAGGTTCATGAGGCCAGAATGTTGGTCTGTTGATTGGATCAAGGGCTTGTTCCGGATATGCATCACGGAAGTCTTCCATTGTCATCTGATCAAATGGTAACAAGGCCTTTGTCTCTGCAATTTCCTGTTCACATCTgcaattgttaatatttatatcagtgattattaatttttgtataaggTGATGTTACAATAATTTGTTTACTTATTATTAGTTGGTTTGGCAAAGTAAAGCAACTTTTACACCTAATTCCAaccattaattttattatctagACAGTAGTTGTGTTACATGAAATACATGTTTTCAATTGAGCAGAAAATATatgcaatataaattaaattacattaagtcttagataattattacattaataagataataattgagtgaacttaatttataattaatgacatACTTTGCAATGTTTGCATTGGACTCCCTGATGAAAGCGTCAATTTCTTTCTTAATTTCAACCCACTGAGCTTCAATCTGTGATGTGACAGTGTCCTGAGGGTATGGGATCTTCAGGGCTTCATATTGTTTCTGGAAGTTGTCCACCATACCAGGCACAGCCACTGCTGACTTGTAATGTGCCCAGTTGATTTTGGGTGCTTCCTCAGGATTTGCCAAAACTCTGAACAAAATAAAAGGATTAGTACtcattataattttcataaaatcccAACTCACATGGTGACTTCAAATGTATTTACAAAATGGTTGTGCATTTTTCAAactaatattaatgaaaaatttcTATAAAGCAGTagatattattctttatttttttttaattattatggtaTTTTCACTGTTAAATTTTCACTGAAGACCTGCAGCTCACAACAGAGATAATTACAGAGGATAAAATCAAGTTCTTATAAATTTAGCTATTATTTTGATCCACTATTCACAGCCAatcagtaaaaatataatttactagatttctagtaataaaaaatgaatctcatgaaactacaatattttacttatttattcatttaatttaaaacttatgtAATAAGCAAATTTATAGTAGCCTTTTTCAATTACATACTTTCGAAAAGAGAAAGAAATAGAGAGACGTAGGAGCCTAAAATTATGTAACAATCATGTCTTTACTAACCTTCGAAGGTAGGTGTCAGACTTCAATTTAAAGGCGGCTAAGTTGGTTTTTTGGTTAGCTGGAACCCTCTCCGCAATAGCGGTCCAGTTAATAGAGCTCTGAGCGATGCGCTTCGCCATTTTTGATatattctaaatttatttacaagACACTCGCCGCACTGTCTTATActgaaaaattacaaattattttaatttgtaatttttcagATACGGTGACATTGACAAGATGACAACTGTCACG
Proteins encoded in this region:
- the LOC126966122 gene encoding ATP synthase subunit d, mitochondrial → MAKRIAQSSINWTAIAERVPANQKTNLAAFKLKSDTYLRRVLANPEEAPKINWAHYKSAVAVPGMVDNFQKQYEALKIPYPQDTVTSQIEAQWVEIKKEIDAFIRESNANIAKCEQEIAETKALLPFDQMTMEDFRDAYPEQALDPINRPTFWPHEPEDQLNYVDPESAGQPKPAH